The genomic stretch CGTTAACCTTTGCCCAAAGGTCTTCGCAAGAGACGGACTGCTCGGTGAGTCTCTTGATCTGTCTTTCTGATGTTTTAATTTCGGATCACAAGATAGACTTCGGGCATTCAATAAATGTCGCTTTTGCTCTAGTTCAAGCTGTTTTCGATCCATGTCCAGAATTCGCTCCAGCGCTTGGCCCCCCAACCTAAGCATCGACCAACTCAACCCCACTATCTGTTAAGCGGAACTCTCGGATTTGGTGTGAATGTTTCATCCCCCTGGATTTAGCAATATAGAATGTCCGGTTTCGCTCACCGCCGCATTCCTGTGATCTAAGCAAGAGCCATGTATCCATAATCGATGACATCCCGACTTCGGTCTGTTCCAACGCTATTCCACCATGTATTAGATCCGTGCAAAGCGCAGTGATCGAGCTAGTCTTCAGAAAATCTATCAGCCGCAACACCATCTCTTTTACTTCGGACGCGGGTCCCTGCGCGACAAAACTTGAGATAGGGTCTATTACCACGGCCGCTGGTTTGAATTCATCGATTGCCATGTGAATTATTGACAGGTGCGATTCTAACCCATATTGGGAAGGCCGCATCGAATGGAACTTTAGCAGACCATTCTCTAACCAATGATCTAGATTAATGCCTATGGACTTCATGTTTCTAACTATCTGCTTGGGCGATTCCTCAAAAGAAACAAAAAGAGTTCGTTCACCGCTACTGCATACCGAATCAATAAAATGAGAGGCAAGGCTCGTTTTTCCCGTGCCTGCGGTTCCTGAGACAAGGATTGAGCTACCCCGATAATATCCCTTGCCTCCCAGCATGGTGTCCAAAGCGCTGATTCCAGTCCCGACTCTATCTTCTGAAGCCTCATGGTTCAGACTTAAAGATGTTATTGGGACCAGCCATATTCCAG from Desulfomonilaceae bacterium encodes the following:
- the kaiC gene encoding circadian clock protein KaiC, coding for MTMLTKCVTGIQGFDEISGGGLPQGRPTLVCGSPGCGKTLLGMEFLVRGALEYGEPGVFISFEETEEELKRNFFSTGFDLQGLIDRNKIVIDHVWIDRSEIEETGEYDLDGLFIRLASAIDQIGAKRVVLDTIEALFSGFSNEGILRSELRRLFRWLKDKGLTAIITAERGKDTLSRQGLEEYVADCVILMDHRVVGQISTRRLRIVKYRGSTHGADEYPFLISPTGIWLVPITSLSLNHEASEDRVGTGISALDTMLGGKGYYRGSSILVSGTAGTGKTSLASHFIDSVCSSGERTLFVSFEESPKQIVRNMKSIGINLDHWLENGLLKFHSMRPSQYGLESHLSIIHMAIDEFKPAAVVIDPISSFVAQGPASEVKEMVLRLIDFLKTSSITALCTDLIHGGIALEQTEVGMSSIMDTWLLLRSQECGGERNRTFYIAKSRGMKHSHQIREFRLTDSGVELVDA